A single region of the Melospiza melodia melodia isolate bMelMel2 chromosome 7 unlocalized genomic scaffold, bMelMel2.pri SUPER_7_unloc_1, whole genome shotgun sequence genome encodes:
- the LOC134432744 gene encoding class I histocompatibility antigen, F10 alpha chain-like isoform X2 produces the protein MAPALGLGVLWALLGLLGNPGGATKVLHSLHYLKVAVSEPSLGAPQFMAIGFVDGIPFVRYDNERGRVEPLTQWIKDGVDPEYWDRETQKLVGHQHTFVKDLETLRERYNQSGGLHTRLRVSGCELLSDGSVRGSHLDGYDGRDFISFDLESGRLVAADSGAEITRRFWEQDGTVAEYWTNYLKHICPEWLQKYIRYGQKELERKEPPDVHVSGREEHRTLILSCHAYGFYPNSIAVSWMKGGETLDQETEWGGIVPNSDGTFHTWARIEALPEEREQYRCRVEHPGMPEPGIFAWEPTSGGNLTVVVAVSVIAAILILIVLIGFGIWKLQSGRRDRNGYNPAAGKDMGMNGSTAGIAA, from the exons atggctccagcgctggggctgggggtgctctggGCGCTCCTGGGGCTTCTGGGGAACCCGGGGGGCGCGACCAAAG TTCTCCACTCCCTGCATTACCTGAAAGTGGCGGTgtcagagcccagcctgggggcCCCCCAGTTCATGGCCATTGGGTTTGTGGATGGGATCCCCTTCGTGCGCTATGACAACGAGCGGGGCCGGGTGGAGCCACTGACGCAGTGGATAAAGGATGGAGTCGATCCAGAATATTGGGATAGGGAGACCCAGAAGCTTGTGGGACACCAGCACACATTTGTCAAGGACCTGGAGACACTGCGGGAGCGGTACAACCAGAGCGGGG GTCTCCACACGAGATTGCGAGTTTCTGGCTGTGAGCTCCTGTCCGATGGGAGCGTCCGTGGATCCCACCTGGATGGCTACGATGGGCGAGATTTCATCTCCTTTGACCTGGAATCTGGGAGATTAGTGGCAGCTGACAGCGGTGCTGAGATCACCAGGAGATTCTGGGAACAGGATGGGACCGTGGCTGAGTATTGGACGAATTACCTGAAGCACATCTGCCCAGAATGGCTCCAGAAATACATCAGATATGGGCAGAAGGAGCTGGAGCGCAAAG AGCCCCCTGATGTCCACGTGTCCGGAAGAGAGGAACACAGGACGCTGATCCTCTCCTGCCACGCATACGGATTCTACCCCAACAGCATCGCAGTCAGCTGGATGAAGGGGGGTGAAACCTTGGATCAGGAGACGGAGTGGGGCGGGATCGTTCCCAACAGCGACGGCACCTTCCACACCTGGGCCAGGATCGAGGCGCTGCCGGAGGAGCGGGAGCAGTACCGGTGCAGGGTGGAGCATCCCGGAATGCCAGAGCCCGGGATCTTCGCTTGGG AGCCGACATCTGGCGGGAATCTCACTGTGGTGGTCGCTGTGTCCGTCATCGctgccatcctcatcctcatcgtcCTCATTGGATTTGGCATCTGGAAGCTCCAATCCG GGAGGAGGGACAGGAATGGATACAACCCAGCAGCTG GAAAAGACATGGGAATGAACGGCTCCACTGCAG GAATCGCCGCCTGA
- the LOC134432744 gene encoding class I histocompatibility antigen, F10 alpha chain-like isoform X3 codes for MAPALGLGVLWALLGLLGNPGGATKVLHSLHYLKVAVSEPSLGAPQFMAIGFVDGIPFVRYDNERGRVEPLTQWIKDGVDPEYWDRETQKLVGHQHTFVKDLETLRERYNQSGGLHTRLRVSGCELLSDGSVRGSHLDGYDGRDFISFDLESGRLVAADSGAEITRRFWEQDGTVAEYWTNYLKHICPEWLQKYIRYGQKELERKEPPDVHVSGREEHRTLILSCHAYGFYPNSIAVSWMKGGETLDQETEWGGIVPNSDGTFHTWARIEALPEEREQYRCRVEHPGMPEPGIFAWEPTSGGNLTVVVAVSVIAAILILIVLIGFGIWKLQSGRRDRNGYNPAAGKDMGMNGSTAGIAA; via the exons atggctccagcgctggggctgggggtgctctggGCGCTCCTGGGGCTTCTGGGGAACCCGGGGGGCGCGACCAAAG TTCTCCACTCCCTGCATTACCTGAAAGTGGCGGTgtcagagcccagcctgggggcCCCCCAGTTCATGGCCATTGGGTTTGTGGATGGGATCCCCTTCGTGCGCTATGACAACGAGCGGGGCCGGGTGGAGCCACTGACGCAGTGGATAAAGGATGGAGTCGATCCAGAATATTGGGATAGGGAGACCCAGAAGCTTGTGGGACACCAGCACACATTTGTCAAGGACCTGGAGACACTGCGGGAGCGGTACAACCAGAGCGGGG GTCTCCACACGAGATTGCGAGTTTCTGGCTGTGAGCTCCTGTCCGATGGGAGCGTCCGTGGATCCCACCTGGATGGCTACGATGGGCGAGATTTCATCTCCTTTGACCTGGAATCTGGGAGATTAGTGGCAGCTGACAGCGGTGCTGAGATCACCAGGAGATTCTGGGAACAGGATGGGACCGTGGCTGAGTATTGGACGAATTACCTGAAGCACATCTGCCCAGAATGGCTCCAGAAATACATCAGATATGGGCAGAAGGAGCTGGAGCGCAAAG AGCCCCCTGATGTCCACGTGTCCGGAAGAGAGGAACACAGGACGCTGATCCTCTCCTGCCACGCATACGGATTCTACCCCAACAGCATCGCAGTCAGCTGGATGAAGGGGGGTGAAACCTTGGATCAGGAGACGGAGTGGGGCGGGATCGTTCCCAACAGCGACGGCACCTTCCACACCTGGGCCAGGATCGAGGCGCTGCCGGAGGAGCGGGAGCAGTACCGGTGCAGGGTGGAGCATCCCGGAATGCCAGAGCCCGGGATCTTCGCTTGGG AGCCGACATCTGGCGGGAATCTCACTGTGGTGGTCGCTGTGTCCGTCATCGctgccatcctcatcctcatcgtcCTCATTGGATTTGGCATCTGGAAGCTCCAATCCG GGAGGAGGGACAGGAATGGATACAACCCAGCAGCTG GAAAAGACATGGGAATGAACGGCTCCACTGCAG
- the LOC134432744 gene encoding class I histocompatibility antigen, F10 alpha chain-like isoform X1: protein MAPALGLGVLWALLGLLGNPGGATKVLHSLHYLKVAVSEPSLGAPQFMAIGFVDGIPFVRYDNERGRVEPLTQWIKDGVDPEYWDRETQKLVGHQHTFVKDLETLRERYNQSGGLHTRLRVSGCELLSDGSVRGSHLDGYDGRDFISFDLESGRLVAADSGAEITRRFWEQDGTVAEYWTNYLKHICPEWLQKYIRYGQKELERKEPPDVHVSGREEHRTLILSCHAYGFYPNSIAVSWMKGGETLDQETEWGGIVPNSDGTFHTWARIEALPEEREQYRCRVEHPGMPEPGIFAWEPTSGGNLTVVVAVSVIAAILILIVLIGFGIWKLQSGNTWDGAWEGTRIHSAPFWESCATDTDPTLFPQGGGTGMDTTQQLVSSNGGSSSGSPLC, encoded by the exons atggctccagcgctggggctgggggtgctctggGCGCTCCTGGGGCTTCTGGGGAACCCGGGGGGCGCGACCAAAG TTCTCCACTCCCTGCATTACCTGAAAGTGGCGGTgtcagagcccagcctgggggcCCCCCAGTTCATGGCCATTGGGTTTGTGGATGGGATCCCCTTCGTGCGCTATGACAACGAGCGGGGCCGGGTGGAGCCACTGACGCAGTGGATAAAGGATGGAGTCGATCCAGAATATTGGGATAGGGAGACCCAGAAGCTTGTGGGACACCAGCACACATTTGTCAAGGACCTGGAGACACTGCGGGAGCGGTACAACCAGAGCGGGG GTCTCCACACGAGATTGCGAGTTTCTGGCTGTGAGCTCCTGTCCGATGGGAGCGTCCGTGGATCCCACCTGGATGGCTACGATGGGCGAGATTTCATCTCCTTTGACCTGGAATCTGGGAGATTAGTGGCAGCTGACAGCGGTGCTGAGATCACCAGGAGATTCTGGGAACAGGATGGGACCGTGGCTGAGTATTGGACGAATTACCTGAAGCACATCTGCCCAGAATGGCTCCAGAAATACATCAGATATGGGCAGAAGGAGCTGGAGCGCAAAG AGCCCCCTGATGTCCACGTGTCCGGAAGAGAGGAACACAGGACGCTGATCCTCTCCTGCCACGCATACGGATTCTACCCCAACAGCATCGCAGTCAGCTGGATGAAGGGGGGTGAAACCTTGGATCAGGAGACGGAGTGGGGCGGGATCGTTCCCAACAGCGACGGCACCTTCCACACCTGGGCCAGGATCGAGGCGCTGCCGGAGGAGCGGGAGCAGTACCGGTGCAGGGTGGAGCATCCCGGAATGCCAGAGCCCGGGATCTTCGCTTGGG AGCCGACATCTGGCGGGAATCTCACTGTGGTGGTCGCTGTGTCCGTCATCGctgccatcctcatcctcatcgtcCTCATTGGATTTGGCATCTGGAAGCTCCAATCCGGTAACACATGGGATGGGGCTTGGGAAGGGACACGGATCCACTCGGCACCGTTCTGGGAATCCTGTGCCACTGACACTGATCCCACTTTGTTTCCACAGGGAGGAGGGACAGGAATGGATACAACCCAGCAGCTGGTGAGTTCCAATGGTGGATCCAGCTCTGGATCCCCTCTGTGCTGa